In Caballeronia sp. Lep1P3, one DNA window encodes the following:
- a CDS encoding tartrate dehydrogenase — protein MKTYRIATIPGDGIGKEVVPAGQEVMQALARGLRHFAFEFENFDWGADYYRERGMMMPADGLDALRDKDAILFGSAGDPDVPDHITLWGLRLKICQGLDQYANVRPTRILPGIDAPLKRCKPEDLDWVIVRENSEGEYAGIGGRVHQGHPIETATDVSILTRAGVERIMRFAFKLAQSRERKLLTVVTKSNAQRHAMVMWDEIALQVSKEFPDVTWDKELVDAATARMVNRPATLDTIVATNLHADILSDLAAALAGSLGIAPTGNIDPERRYPSMFEPIHGSAFDIMGKGLANPIGTFWSVVMLLEHLGEFEAARRLMAAVEAVTADASLHTRDLGGSATTAQVTAAVCAFIEREQAAAT, from the coding sequence ATGAAGACGTATCGCATCGCAACCATTCCCGGCGATGGCATCGGCAAGGAAGTCGTACCGGCTGGTCAGGAAGTAATGCAAGCGCTCGCCAGAGGATTGCGGCATTTTGCATTCGAATTCGAGAACTTTGACTGGGGCGCCGACTACTACCGCGAGCGGGGCATGATGATGCCCGCCGACGGCCTCGACGCATTGCGCGACAAGGACGCGATTCTGTTCGGCTCGGCCGGCGACCCGGACGTGCCGGATCACATCACGCTCTGGGGTCTGCGCCTTAAAATTTGCCAGGGCCTGGATCAATACGCGAACGTGCGACCGACGCGCATCCTGCCGGGCATCGACGCGCCTCTCAAACGCTGCAAGCCGGAGGATCTCGACTGGGTGATCGTGCGCGAAAACTCCGAGGGCGAGTATGCGGGCATCGGTGGCCGGGTGCATCAGGGACACCCGATAGAAACGGCGACCGATGTGTCGATCCTGACGCGCGCCGGCGTCGAACGCATTATGCGTTTTGCATTCAAGCTCGCGCAGTCACGTGAGCGCAAGCTGCTGACTGTCGTCACCAAGAGCAACGCGCAGCGGCATGCGATGGTCATGTGGGATGAGATCGCCTTGCAGGTCTCGAAAGAGTTCCCGGATGTGACGTGGGACAAGGAACTGGTCGATGCCGCCACCGCGCGCATGGTCAATCGTCCCGCAACGCTCGACACCATCGTCGCGACGAACCTGCATGCCGACATTCTGAGCGATCTCGCCGCCGCGCTTGCGGGCAGCCTGGGCATCGCGCCGACCGGCAATATCGATCCCGAGCGCCGCTATCCGTCCATGTTCGAGCCGATTCACGGCTCGGCGTTCGACATCATGGGCAAGGGACTCGCCAATCCCATCGGCACGTTCTGGTCGGTGGTCATGTTGCTCGAGCACTTGGGCGAATTCGAGGCGGCGAGGCGTCTGATGGCGGCCGTCGAAGCCGTCACCGCCGACGCATCGCTGCACACGCGAGACCTCGGCGGCAGCGCGACGACCGCGCAGGTCACGGCTGCCGTTTGCGCATTCATCGAGCGGGAACAAGCAGCGGCGACATGA
- a CDS encoding LysR substrate-binding domain-containing protein — translation MADTVQPSDLNFFSTLAASASMSAAARELGLTAAAVSKRLALMESRAGVPLVNRTTRRMGLTPEGELYLQHARRILDQIDELGQLLGAAKQNPKGLLRVNATLGFGRSHVAPAISRFVRRHPHVSVQLQLSVAPPPLTDDTFDVCIRFGEPPDRRVIARQLATNRRLLCASPAYIAAHGMPATPHDLTRHNCIGIRQGDEAYGVWRLTTGRGASRKTEAVRIEGNLTTNDGEIAVKWALDGHGILMRAQWDIEEYLADGRLVVVLPEHETPNADIFAVYTKRNQMSARIRAFVDFITADLTHERGA, via the coding sequence ATGGCCGACACGGTCCAGCCATCCGACCTCAACTTCTTTTCCACGCTCGCCGCGTCCGCCAGCATGAGCGCGGCGGCGCGCGAATTAGGATTGACAGCGGCTGCGGTCAGCAAGCGTCTTGCGCTCATGGAATCGCGCGCGGGCGTACCGCTCGTCAACCGCACGACGCGGCGCATGGGGCTTACGCCGGAGGGCGAACTGTACCTTCAGCACGCGCGGCGCATCCTCGATCAAATAGACGAGCTTGGTCAGCTACTCGGCGCCGCGAAGCAAAACCCCAAGGGACTGCTGCGCGTGAACGCCACGCTCGGCTTCGGACGCAGTCATGTCGCGCCGGCGATATCGCGTTTTGTCAGGCGGCATCCGCATGTGTCGGTGCAGCTTCAGTTGTCGGTCGCGCCACCGCCTTTGACGGACGACACTTTCGATGTCTGCATACGCTTTGGCGAGCCGCCCGACAGGCGCGTGATCGCGCGGCAGCTTGCGACCAATCGACGCCTGCTGTGCGCGTCGCCGGCATATATCGCGGCGCATGGCATGCCGGCGACGCCGCATGATCTGACGCGCCATAACTGCATCGGCATTCGCCAGGGCGACGAGGCCTACGGCGTCTGGAGGCTGACCACGGGGCGCGGCGCCTCGCGCAAGACCGAAGCGGTACGCATCGAGGGCAATTTGACGACGAACGACGGCGAAATCGCCGTGAAATGGGCACTTGACGGTCACGGCATTCTGATGCGTGCGCAGTGGGACATCGAGGAATATCTCGCCGATGGCCGGCTCGTGGTTGTACTTCCTGAACACGAGACGCCCAATGCCGACATCTTTGCGGTGTATACAAAACGCAATCAGATGTCCGCGAGAATTCGGGCTTTCGTCGATTTCATCACAGCCGACCTGACGCACGAACGCGGCGCGTGA
- a CDS encoding efflux RND transporter periplasmic adaptor subunit, which produces MPRRRRNWLRYAVIAVIVAVLIGVAARLLAPQTVETTTVTSVYPSQSYTLLNATGYVVPQRKAAVASKAQGRVEWLGVLEGTPVKEGQIIARLESADVAASLAQAQAQIKVAQANLQLQRAELENAAANLKRSLVLAPHGAISALQYDADRSRYDKAKASVNSEEAAILSAKANARAAQVAVDQTVIRAPFDGVVLEKHANVGDNITPFSSASDSKGAVVTIADMKTLEVEADVAESNIAHIAVDQPCEIQLDALPETRFAGRVSRIVPTVDRSKATVLVKVRFVERDERVLPDMSAKIAFLSKPVPPAEKAAVVAVQPTAVVTRGGRHVVYAIEHDKAREVPVVTGERMGDLLAVSGVKPGDTLVLAPGEKIKDGASVSVAKK; this is translated from the coding sequence ATGCCGAGGCGTCGGCGCAACTGGCTGCGTTACGCGGTCATCGCTGTCATCGTGGCCGTGCTCATCGGCGTGGCCGCCAGGCTCCTTGCGCCGCAGACAGTGGAGACGACTACGGTGACGTCGGTTTATCCATCGCAGAGCTATACGCTTTTGAATGCAACCGGCTATGTCGTGCCGCAGCGCAAGGCGGCGGTCGCGTCCAAGGCGCAAGGGCGCGTCGAATGGCTTGGCGTACTCGAAGGCACGCCCGTCAAGGAAGGGCAAATCATCGCGCGACTTGAAAGCGCCGATGTCGCGGCGTCGCTTGCGCAAGCGCAGGCGCAAATCAAAGTCGCGCAGGCGAATCTGCAATTGCAGCGTGCCGAGCTTGAGAACGCCGCGGCGAATCTCAAGCGTTCACTTGTGCTTGCCCCGCATGGCGCGATATCGGCCTTGCAATACGATGCGGACCGCTCGCGTTACGACAAGGCCAAAGCATCGGTCAATAGCGAAGAAGCGGCTATTCTTTCCGCAAAGGCCAACGCGCGCGCGGCGCAAGTGGCCGTCGACCAGACGGTGATCCGCGCGCCATTCGATGGCGTCGTGCTGGAGAAGCACGCGAACGTCGGTGACAACATCACGCCGTTTTCATCGGCATCGGATAGCAAGGGTGCGGTCGTTACCATCGCCGACATGAAGACACTCGAAGTCGAGGCCGATGTCGCCGAATCGAATATCGCGCATATCGCTGTCGATCAGCCATGCGAGATTCAGCTCGACGCATTGCCGGAAACGCGCTTTGCGGGCCGCGTATCGCGCATCGTGCCAACGGTAGACCGCTCCAAGGCAACCGTGCTCGTGAAGGTCCGCTTTGTCGAGCGAGATGAGCGCGTCTTGCCTGATATGAGCGCAAAGATCGCATTTCTTTCCAAGCCCGTACCGCCCGCAGAAAAGGCGGCCGTGGTCGCCGTGCAGCCGACGGCAGTCGTCACGCGCGGCGGCAGACATGTCGTGTATGCGATCGAGCATGACAAGGCGCGCGAAGTGCCCGTTGTGACGGGGGAACGCATGGGCGACCTGCTCGCCGTATCAGGCGTCAAGCCGGGC